A genomic window from Schistocerca serialis cubense isolate TAMUIC-IGC-003099 chromosome 4, iqSchSeri2.2, whole genome shotgun sequence includes:
- the LOC126474074 gene encoding general transcription factor IIH subunit 3 isoform X2 encodes MSDEIEVSLLVVILDTNPSQRIIREDVHVLTQGMESVIAFANSHLMLKSTNRLAVLACHARSTQFLFPPVDGSSGQQVPTLRQLDGQYELFTYVEKTLRQNLQQMVVRDVEKIKAGNAELSGDSLIAGAIAMALCYIHRLDQEKATGTKMNSRILVVTGSGDSASQYMNFMNVFFTAQKQNVVLDVCSLDKELGLLQQGCDITGGLYLRVPQLQGLLQYLLYSANSVPFAQHATLYSRVLVPCH; translated from the exons ATGAGTGACG AAATTGAAGTGAGTCTCCTGGTAGTTATCCTGGATACTAATCCAAGTCAGCGGATTATTAGGGAAGATGTTCATGTTTTGACGCAGGGTATGGAATCAGTAATCGCCTTTGCAAATTCACATTTGATGCTCAAATCGACCAACAGACTGGCTGTATTGGCGTGCCACGCGAGAAGCAC gCAGTTTCTGTTCCCACCAGTTGATGGAAGCTCTGGTCAGCAAGTCCCAACACTTCGTCAGTTAGATGGGCAGTATGAGCTCTTTACTTATGTTGAGAAAACGTTACGGCAGAATCTGCAACAGATGGTGGTCCGTGATGTTGAAAAAATAAAAGCTGGAAATGCAGAGCTCTCTGGAGATTCCCTCATTGCTGGTGCTATTGCAATGGCACTTTGCTATATCCATCG ATTGGATCAAGAGAAAGCTACAGGAACGAAGATGAATTCTCGTATCCTAGTTGTAACCGGTAGTGGTGACAGTGCCTCGCAGTATATGAACTTCATGAATGTATTCTTTACAGCTCAGAAACAG AATGTTGTCTTAGATGTGTGCAGTTTGGACAAGGAGCTTGGACTCCTTCAGCAGGGCTGTGACATCACTGGTGGACTTTATCTTAGAGTTCCTCAGCTACAAGGGTTGCTGCAATACTTACTG